TCATTTGGCTTGGCGCTTTTTGTATTTTAGCTTGTGATCTATTTTTATTACGCGCTATATCAACTCCTGTGGCAAGGCAGACCGACTTAAACGAATGCCTCCATCTGTATCAATGCTTTCCAGATGTACTGGGAATCCCCATAAATTTGCTAAATGTTGCAACGTTTGCAGGCTGCCATTCCCCAATGGTCTGCGATTATGTTGCTGATGACGTAGTGTTAGGCTTCTGTCTCCACGAATATCAGCAGACCATACCTGAATATTTGGTTCATTTTCAGATAAGTTGTATTGGCTCGCTAACTTCTGCCTGACATAGCGATAACCAGACTCATCGTGAATGGCACTGATTTCAATCTTATCTTGTTGATCATCATCTAATACACTAAATAGCCGAAACTCTCTAATGAGGTGAGGGGATAGAAATTGTCCAATAAAGCTTTCATCTTTGAAATTGCGCATGGCAAAATCTAAGGTGGTTAGCCAATCTGTGCCAACGATATCAGGGAACCAGTATTTATCTTCATCAGTTGGATTTTCACAAATCCTTTTAATATCCTTATACATGGCAAAGCCGAGCGCATATGGGTTAATACCGGAATACCATTTACTATCTACTGGTGGTTGATACACTACATTGGTATGTGACTGTAAGAATTCAATCATGAATGAATCTTCTAGCAGTCTATTGTCGTACATGGTATTAAGGATGGTGTAGTGCCAAAAGGTTGCCCATCCTTCGTTCATTACCTGCGTTTGTCTTTGCGGATAAAAGTACTGAGCAAGCTTCCTGACGATGCGAATGATCTCTCTTTGCCATGGATGAAGTAGAGGAGCATTCTTTTCTAAAAAGTATAATAAGTTTTCTTGCGGCTCTTTCGGGTATCTGCTTTCCTCATGTGAGACATTGCTAACCGTACTTCTCGGTAATGTTCTCCATAGTTCATTGATTTGTGTTTGCAAATAGGCCTCTCGTTCTTCCAACCTTGCTGCTTCTTGCGCTAACGAGAGTTTTTGTGGGCGTTTGTAGCGGTCTACGCCATAGTTCATTAGTGAGTGGCAGGCATCGAGCAAATATTCCACTTTATCAATGCCATGCCGTTGTTCGCAGCCGCTAATAAAGTTTTTAGCATAAACAAGATAATCAATAATTGAGGATGCATCTGTCCATGTGCGAAATAAGTAGTTGTTTTTAAAGAAAGAGTTATGTCCGTAGGCCGCATGGGCAATGACGAGTGCTTGCATCGTCATTGTATTTTCTTCCATGAGGTAGGAGATACATGGGTTTGAGTTAATCACAATTTCATAAGCGAGCCCCATTTGCCCGCGTTTGTATGATTTCTCGGTGCTTAAGAAGTGCTTTCCAAAAGACCAATGATGATAATTGACGGGCATCCCAACTGAGGCATAGGCATCCATCATTTGTTCTGATGTAATGATTTCTAGTTGGTTGGGGTATGTGTCTAACTTAAATGATTTTGCCGTTGCCCTGATCGCTTGGTGATAGTCTTCAATTAACTCGAATGTCCAGTCAGATGGGTTAGGTAGCTTCTTACTTATAATGGCTTCCATCATGCACCTCCGCGCTACGCCTGTTTTTTCTCGAACAGTTTTCGAAATACGGGATAGATATCGCCGGGTTCTCTGATTTTTTGCATGGCAAAGTAAGGCTGTTTTTCTGCCAGTTTTACATATTCATGCCAAAGGTTTTGTTCCGGTCCATCTGTGATTTCTATATATGCAAAGTATTGTGTAGATGGCAGTATTTTCTCGTCTAATAGTTGTCTGCAGACAGGCGAGTCATTATCCCAGTTGTCTCCATCGGATGCCTGTGCGCCATAGATGTTCCAATCCCCTGAAGAAAATCTTTCTGTGATAATTTTTTGCATCATCTTTAGTGCACTGGAAACGACAGTTCCGCCAGTCTCTCGTGAATGAAAGAAGTTTTCTTCATCTACTTCACTTGCTTGTGTATGGTGCCGAATGAAAACTAATTCAATTTTGTCGTATGTCTTCTTTAAGAATAAGTAGAGCAAAATAAAGAAACGTTTTGCCATTTCTTTTCTGGATTCATCCATTGAACCAGACACATCCATAATGCAAAACATCACCGCTTTGCTACTTGGTTTTGGTTGCATCGTTTTGTTGCTATAACGTAGATCTAATGGATCTAAGTAGGGTAGTAAGTCGAGTTTTTTCTCAAGTAAATGAATTTTTTGCCTGATACCATCCTCTTCTGCTTCGCAGATGGCGGTTTCTGGATCTTCTTGTACTTCAGCTAGTTGGTCTTCTAACGCATGTAATTGCGCACGAATTGGTGCGCCAAGCGTTAACCTTCTTCCCATTGCTTGTTTTAACGAGCGAATGACATGAATATTGGTTGGCGTGCCGTCGGTTGAGAATCCTGCTCTCACTGGTTTTGATTCTTCTATACTTTGTAGCTGTTTTTTGGCTAAGTTAGGGAGGGCTAAATCATCAAATAAGAAGTTAAGAAATTCTTCTTTACTGATTTGAAACTGAAAACCATCTTCTCCTTCCCCTTCATTGCTGGCTTCTCCGCTTCCACTTCCACCACCGCTGCCGCCTTGTGGACGATTGAATTTATCACCTTTAAGGTATTCTTCATTTCCTGGGTGTACACGTTCCCATATACCACCATGAGAGTGGGTAAATGTTGGTTCGTTGAGATCTCTTACTGGAATAGAGACATTTTCACCATGATCAATATCGGTGATGCTTCTATTTTTGATGGCATCGTTTACCGCATCTTTAATTTGTTGGCGGTAACGGCGCAAAAAACGATCCCGGTTGACGGCGCTACGATGCCGTCCATTCAATCTCCGATCGATGACGTAAGACATCCTGTTACTCCTTACCGAGGTTGGTGCAAGGCATCTTTCGATGCCTTGCTGGCGCGGGTGACTAGTACAGGTTTGCCATAGGCGTTATGAAGATTTTCTAACGCGTAGATACCATTCACATAGCAGTCTGACTTGTTTCGCGGTGTAGCCTTTATCTACCATTCGGTTCACAAAGTTTTCGTGTTTACTTTGATCTTCTGCACTGGCTTTTGCGTTAAAGCTAATGACAGGTAGGAGATCTTCTGTGTTAGAGAACATTTTTTTCTCGATCACAACACGTAGTTTTTCGTAGCTCGTCCAGACTGGGTTTTTGCCGCCATTATTTGCTCTTGCCCGTAATACAAAATTAACGATCTCATTGCGGAAATCTTTTGGATTACTAATGCCTGCTGGTTTTTCGATTTTCTCTAGTTCGTTATTTAGAGAGGCTCGATCAAAGCTTTCACCTGTATCTGGGTCACGATATTCTTGATCTTGAATCCAGAAGTCGGCAAAGGTGACGTAGCGATCAAAAATATTTTGACCATACTCAGAGTAACTTTCCAAGTAAGCCGTTTGGATTTCTTTTCCAATAAACTCTACGTAACGCGCTGCTAAATATTCCTTAATGAAGGAGATATAGCGTTGTTCAATTTCAGCCGGGAATTGTTCTTTCTCTACACTTCTTTCTAGGACGTAAAGCAGGTGGACTGGGTTTGCAGCGACTTCACTATGATCGTAATTAAATACTTTGGACAGAATCTTAAATGCCCAGCGAGTCGAAATCCCTGTCATGCCTTCATCAACGCCAGCATAATCACGATACTCTTGCATGGATTTAGCACGAGGATCAGTGTCTTTTAGGTTGTCACCATCGTATACCTGCATTTTGCTATAAAGGCTTGAGTTCTCTGGCTCTTTTAGCCGTGTTAATACGGAGAACTGCGCCATCATATTCAATGTGCCAGGGGCGCAAGGTGCTTTCGATAGTGACGAGTTACGAATGAGCTTATCGTAAATTTTGGCTTCTTCTGTCACACGCAGGCAATATGGCACTTTGACAATGTAGATACGATCGAGGAAAGCTTCGTTATTTTTATTGTTCTTAAATAATTTCCACTCGGATTCGTTTGAGTGAGCAAGTACAACGCCATCAAACGGAATCGCACCAAAGCCTTCTGTCCCTTTGAAGTTACCTTCTTGTGTTGCAGTTAGTAATGGATGCAGCACTTTTATTGGTGCTTTAAACATCTCTACAAATTCCATCAAACCTTGGTTTGATAGGCACAAGCCTCCTGAGTAGCTGTAAGCATCGGGATCATCTTGAGAGTAGTGCTCTAGTTTACGGATATCCACTTTACCAACCAAAGAGGAAATGTCTTGGTTGTTTTCGTCTCCCGGCTCAGTTTTTGAAATACCGACCTGTCTGAGAATAGATGGATAACGTTTGACTACTCGGAATTGGCGAATATCTCCGCCATATTCTTGCAGGCGTTTAACCGCCCATGGCGACATGATTTTGTTCAGATAACGTTTTGGAATGCCGTAATCTTCTTCAAGGATGGCGGCGTCTTCTTCTGCTTGGAATAAACCAAGAGGTGATTCATTGACTGGGCTGCCTTTTAATGAATAAAAGGGAACGAGCTCCATTAACTGTTTGAGTTTTTCGGCAATAGAACTTTTGCCGCCACCAACAGGGCCGAGTAAATATAGAATTTGTTTACGTTCTTCGAGGCCTTGAGCCGCATGGCGGAAGTACGCAACAACTTGTTCGATAACATCCTCTGCGCCATAAAAATCGGCAAAGGCTGGGTAAATTTTGACTAAGCGGTTGGCGAATAATCTAGAAAGGCGAGGGTCTTGACGCGTATCGACTAGCTCTGGCTCTCCAATTGCTTTCAGCATACGCTCGGCTGCAGACGCGTATACCATGGGGTCTTGCCGGCAGAGATTGAGATACTCTTCAAGACTGTATTCTTCTTCGCGAGTCCGATCAAATCGGCTGGAAATGCTGCTGAAGATGTCCATGGCTTTCTCCTCGTATGAAAACGTGGGTTACCTGCTAGTTAGTCCTTCTTACTTCAAATTAATTCCCTTAAAACTTTGCTTGCTTGATTGATGTATAGCACAGGTAAATAAAAAAAGGAGGAGTACGACACAGGATTTGTAGCAAAACTTCAATTTTTACATTGGTAAATTTTTTTGTTGTGCTGAGGGTGTGCGATAAAGATATTTTGCCAAATATACCCTGTGGGGGTATATTGGTGGTGTATAGAAAAGAGGTTTTGAAATGAATCAGCAAGTTTCTCTTCCCATTGAAGGCATGACATGTGCTGCATGTGCTGGACGAATTGAACGCGTCTTAAAAAGACAAAAAGATTTAACGATTTCAGTTAGTTATGCCAATGAGTCTGCAGAGATTACATGCGACCCAGAGGAATATCCATTGCCCACTTTGATTAGCCTTATCGAAAAATCTGGATATGGCGTAAAGGTCGCAACTAAACAGTGGTCAATAGATGGTTTGAATGAAGCCTCTGCTGCAACGCGTATTCAAAAGGTATTAGCCGATTTTTCCTATCAAAATTTCGACCTTCATGCTGGAGACGGCGTGCTGAGTGTGACGTGGATTGATGGATTTCTTGAGATTCCTAAACTAGAAGCAGCACTGAAAAAAGCAGGTTTTACGGTGATAGGGCAGGAGTCCGTCGAATTACCATTTTGGCGGCAAAATCGTGACTTATTGTTGTCTGTATTGTTCACATTGCCGTTTATTCCTGGCATGTTGGCGATGCTGTCTGGGCAAATGATGTGGATGTTGCCTGCTTGGGCACAATGGTTGTTTGCCAGCTTGGTTCAGTTTCCAATCGGTAGTCGATTCTATCGTGGCGCATGGCATGCACTTAAAAATGGTGCGGCAAACATGGATGTGTTGGTTGCACTAGGTACGAGTGTGGCTTATGGCTATTCTTTGTGGCTATGGTTGGGTGAAGATAACCCTCATGGGTATTTTGAAGCAGGTAGCATGATTATTACCCTAGTATTGCTAGGTAAAGTGTTAGAGCAAAATGCCAAGCGAAAAACCAGGGAAGCGTTGCAAGCGCTGTTGGGATTACAACCTAGTACTGCAATGTGTTGGGATGATTCCTCTCAATCTTGGCTACAACAATCTATTGAAACGGTTCAAGTTGGCCAGCGATTGTTGTTACGTAATGGTGATGCAGTGGCTGTGGATGGCAAGGTGTTGGATGGTACAGGGCTAGTGAATGAATCAATGTTAACCGGTGAAAGTTTACCAATTGAAAAACAGGTGGGTGAGACGCTTTTTGCTGGTACTGTTTTACAACATGGCGGGTTGACTTATGAAGCGACTGCGGTGGGGGGTAAAACACGATTAGCTTCCATTATTCAGTTAGTGAAATCTGCACAGGGGTCGAAAGCGCCGGTTGAGCAATTGACAGATAAGATTGCTGCTTGGTTTGTTCCTGTGATTGTCCTCATTGGTTTATTCACGTTTTTGATTTCTGGTTTCTGGCATGGTAATTGGCATGATGCGATTATCCCTGCGGTATCTGTTTTAGTGATTGCATGTCCGTGTGCTCTTGGGTTAGCTACCCCGACGGTAATGATGGTGGGATTGGGG
The genomic region above belongs to Leeia speluncae and contains:
- a CDS encoding heavy metal translocating P-type ATPase → MNQQVSLPIEGMTCAACAGRIERVLKRQKDLTISVSYANESAEITCDPEEYPLPTLISLIEKSGYGVKVATKQWSIDGLNEASAATRIQKVLADFSYQNFDLHAGDGVLSVTWIDGFLEIPKLEAALKKAGFTVIGQESVELPFWRQNRDLLLSVLFTLPFIPGMLAMLSGQMMWMLPAWAQWLFASLVQFPIGSRFYRGAWHALKNGAANMDVLVALGTSVAYGYSLWLWLGEDNPHGYFEAGSMIITLVLLGKVLEQNAKRKTREALQALLGLQPSTAMCWDDSSQSWLQQSIETVQVGQRLLLRNGDAVAVDGKVLDGTGLVNESMLTGESLPIEKQVGETLFAGTVLQHGGLTYEATAVGGKTRLASIIQLVKSAQGSKAPVEQLTDKIAAWFVPVIVLIGLFTFLISGFWHGNWHDAIIPAVSVLVIACPCALGLATPTVMMVGLGQGAKFGVLFKDAVALEMAGKISTIAVDKTGTLTNGKPTVDGIFLVQPGLTENEMIQIAASLEQHANHPIADAIVAAATSRGLLLLAVRDAVQIAGQGISGRLPWLDEDRCFELKAAVIGQNEMADRFIHSAREQGATVVELVNKDADACLGYIALRDQVRESTLAAIQSLKEMHIQVVMLTGDDPKTANAIAKQLGIDRVEAKLLPEQKSELIRQLQRAKQKVGMLGDGINDAPALVTADIGFVVMSGSDIAKKTSDVTLSTHDLGALTSSIQLSRAVMRKVKQNLFFAFIYNMIGIPLAIFGVLNPIWAAAAMALSSVSVVSNALLLKRWRP
- a CDS encoding SpoVR family protein, yielding MMEAIISKKLPNPSDWTFELIEDYHQAIRATAKSFKLDTYPNQLEIITSEQMMDAYASVGMPVNYHHWSFGKHFLSTEKSYKRGQMGLAYEIVINSNPCISYLMEENTMTMQALVIAHAAYGHNSFFKNNYLFRTWTDASSIIDYLVYAKNFISGCEQRHGIDKVEYLLDACHSLMNYGVDRYKRPQKLSLAQEAARLEEREAYLQTQINELWRTLPRSTVSNVSHEESRYPKEPQENLLYFLEKNAPLLHPWQREIIRIVRKLAQYFYPQRQTQVMNEGWATFWHYTILNTMYDNRLLEDSFMIEFLQSHTNVVYQPPVDSKWYSGINPYALGFAMYKDIKRICENPTDEDKYWFPDIVGTDWLTTLDFAMRNFKDESFIGQFLSPHLIREFRLFSVLDDDQQDKIEISAIHDESGYRYVRQKLASQYNLSENEPNIQVWSADIRGDRSLTLRHQQHNRRPLGNGSLQTLQHLANLWGFPVHLESIDTDGGIRLSRSALPQELI
- a CDS encoding YeaH/YhbH family protein, with the protein product MSYVIDRRLNGRHRSAVNRDRFLRRYRQQIKDAVNDAIKNRSITDIDHGENVSIPVRDLNEPTFTHSHGGIWERVHPGNEEYLKGDKFNRPQGGSGGGSGSGEASNEGEGEDGFQFQISKEEFLNFLFDDLALPNLAKKQLQSIEESKPVRAGFSTDGTPTNIHVIRSLKQAMGRRLTLGAPIRAQLHALEDQLAEVQEDPETAICEAEEDGIRQKIHLLEKKLDLLPYLDPLDLRYSNKTMQPKPSSKAVMFCIMDVSGSMDESRKEMAKRFFILLYLFLKKTYDKIELVFIRHHTQASEVDEENFFHSRETGGTVVSSALKMMQKIITERFSSGDWNIYGAQASDGDNWDNDSPVCRQLLDEKILPSTQYFAYIEITDGPEQNLWHEYVKLAEKQPYFAMQKIREPGDIYPVFRKLFEKKQA
- a CDS encoding PrkA family serine protein kinase; protein product: MDIFSSISSRFDRTREEEYSLEEYLNLCRQDPMVYASAAERMLKAIGEPELVDTRQDPRLSRLFANRLVKIYPAFADFYGAEDVIEQVVAYFRHAAQGLEERKQILYLLGPVGGGKSSIAEKLKQLMELVPFYSLKGSPVNESPLGLFQAEEDAAILEEDYGIPKRYLNKIMSPWAVKRLQEYGGDIRQFRVVKRYPSILRQVGISKTEPGDENNQDISSLVGKVDIRKLEHYSQDDPDAYSYSGGLCLSNQGLMEFVEMFKAPIKVLHPLLTATQEGNFKGTEGFGAIPFDGVVLAHSNESEWKLFKNNKNNEAFLDRIYIVKVPYCLRVTEEAKIYDKLIRNSSLSKAPCAPGTLNMMAQFSVLTRLKEPENSSLYSKMQVYDGDNLKDTDPRAKSMQEYRDYAGVDEGMTGISTRWAFKILSKVFNYDHSEVAANPVHLLYVLERSVEKEQFPAEIEQRYISFIKEYLAARYVEFIGKEIQTAYLESYSEYGQNIFDRYVTFADFWIQDQEYRDPDTGESFDRASLNNELEKIEKPAGISNPKDFRNEIVNFVLRARANNGGKNPVWTSYEKLRVVIEKKMFSNTEDLLPVISFNAKASAEDQSKHENFVNRMVDKGYTAKQVRLLCEWYLRVRKSS